Proteins from one Flammeovirgaceae bacterium genomic window:
- a CDS encoding aminotransferase class III-fold pyridoxal phosphate-dependent enzyme — protein MQSATSSPQAGELAFGKTKSLIERRKAVVANGVSVFVPSSAVTAQGATIIDADGNELIDFGGGIGVLNAGHCPPPVVKAIQEQAAKLIHTCFNISTYGLYMELGEKLASLFPHGDKTKVMLTNTGAESIENAIKIARQATKRSAVLCYSEAFHGRSMMAMTLTSKINYKLNCGPFAPEVYRLPFPNYYHEGKGMTEDEFSEQELLKLYDATHSLVDPDNIAAIVIELVQGEGGFNIAPKRYVEGLRGFCDQFGIVLIFDEVQSGFCRTGKWGAYEHFGVTPDISTWAKSMGSGMPIGAVIGRQEVMDAAALGTIGGTYLGNPVCCAAALATIKYMEETDLNGKAEKISKIVSGRFHQLKEKCPAIGDIRSLGAMQAIEFVENNDPGMPDSETVAQLTKACLKRGLILLSAGTNKNVIRILSPLVISEELLNKGLDIIEEELLKITNG, from the coding sequence ATGCAAAGTGCAACAAGCAGCCCACAGGCCGGGGAACTGGCCTTTGGTAAAACCAAATCCTTGATAGAGCGGAGAAAGGCCGTGGTCGCCAATGGCGTGAGCGTTTTTGTCCCCTCCTCGGCAGTCACCGCCCAGGGTGCCACCATAATAGATGCCGATGGGAACGAACTGATCGATTTTGGCGGGGGCATTGGGGTGCTCAATGCCGGGCATTGCCCCCCACCCGTGGTAAAAGCCATCCAGGAGCAGGCGGCAAAGCTTATCCATACCTGTTTCAATATTTCCACCTACGGGCTTTATATGGAACTGGGCGAGAAGTTGGCGAGCCTGTTTCCCCATGGCGACAAGACCAAGGTCATGCTTACCAACACAGGGGCCGAGTCCATTGAAAACGCCATCAAAATTGCACGACAGGCCACTAAGCGGTCGGCCGTGCTTTGTTACAGCGAGGCTTTCCACGGCCGCTCCATGATGGCCATGACGCTTACCTCAAAAATAAATTACAAGTTGAATTGCGGCCCTTTTGCACCGGAGGTGTACCGCCTGCCCTTCCCCAATTATTACCATGAGGGAAAAGGCATGACCGAAGACGAGTTCTCAGAGCAGGAACTCCTCAAGCTCTATGATGCCACCCATTCATTGGTGGACCCGGATAACATTGCCGCGATCGTGATAGAGTTGGTGCAGGGGGAGGGTGGCTTTAATATTGCGCCCAAGAGGTATGTTGAAGGGCTGCGCGGGTTTTGTGACCAGTTCGGCATTGTGCTGATCTTCGATGAGGTGCAAAGCGGTTTTTGCCGGACGGGGAAATGGGGGGCGTACGAGCATTTTGGCGTTACCCCGGATATTTCCACCTGGGCAAAGTCCATGGGGTCGGGAATGCCTATAGGTGCCGTTATCGGCAGGCAAGAGGTGATGGACGCTGCGGCCTTGGGCACGATCGGGGGCACCTACCTCGGCAACCCCGTTTGTTGCGCGGCCGCACTGGCCACCATCAAATACATGGAGGAAACCGACCTTAATGGAAAAGCGGAAAAGATAAGCAAGATAGTCAGCGGGCGGTTCCATCAACTGAAGGAAAAATGCCCGGCCATTGGGGACATCCGCTCCCTGGGGGCCATGCAGGCCATCGAATTTGTGGAAAACAACGACCCGGGAATGCCCGATTCGGAAACAGTGGCCCAACTGACCAAAGCCTGCCTTAAGCGTGGCCTCATCCTCTTGAGCGCGGGCACCAATAAAAATGTGATCAGGATATTGAGCCCGTTGGTCATTTCCGAAGAATTGCTGAACAAAGGGCTTGATATCATTGAGGAGGAACTTTTAAAAATCACCAACGGATGA
- a CDS encoding carbon-nitrogen hydrolase family protein, with protein sequence MTPFSIAGIQMHVSASHSNVPIMKHKIDVMMSVYPWVQMVMFSELCPLGPLTYNAMEFPNETEKEFCDIAKRYGIWLVPGTIFQKKGAQVFNTASVINPQGEVIGRYNKMFPFYPYEVGVTGGDEFLIWDVPKVGKFGLTICYDMWFPETSRTLAVNGVDVILHPTLTATIDRDIELSIVQATAATNQCFIFDINGLGDGGTGRSIVCGPDGRVLHQASTGEELIPIEIDIDRVKRSREMGVLRLGQPLKSFRDRNIQFDIYQKGAQLPYLNTLGKLHKPTRFEQITEVLQANTEEPGILQNWMNKLRI encoded by the coding sequence ATGACCCCATTCTCGATAGCAGGAATACAAATGCACGTTTCGGCCAGCCACAGCAACGTGCCGATCATGAAACACAAAATAGACGTGATGATGTCCGTCTATCCCTGGGTGCAAATGGTAATGTTCAGTGAGTTGTGCCCGCTGGGGCCACTCACTTACAATGCAATGGAATTTCCCAATGAAACGGAAAAAGAATTTTGCGACATCGCCAAACGGTATGGCATTTGGTTGGTCCCCGGCACCATTTTTCAAAAGAAAGGCGCCCAGGTTTTCAATACGGCCAGCGTGATCAACCCGCAAGGCGAGGTGATTGGCAGGTACAACAAGATGTTCCCTTTCTATCCGTATGAAGTAGGGGTGACGGGCGGTGACGAATTTCTGATTTGGGACGTGCCCAAGGTAGGTAAGTTTGGCTTGACCATTTGCTACGACATGTGGTTTCCGGAAACTTCCCGTACCCTGGCCGTGAATGGCGTGGACGTTATCCTCCACCCCACCCTTACGGCCACCATCGACCGCGACATTGAACTGTCGATAGTGCAGGCCACGGCCGCCACCAACCAATGCTTTATTTTCGATATCAACGGACTGGGGGACGGGGGCACCGGACGCTCCATCGTATGTGGGCCAGACGGGCGCGTGCTGCACCAGGCCAGCACCGGGGAAGAACTCATCCCAATTGAAATTGATATTGACCGGGTGAAACGCAGCCGGGAAATGGGCGTGCTCCGGCTCGGCCAGCCCCTCAAAAGCTTCCGTGACAGGAACATTCAATTTGACATCTACCAAAAAGGGGCCCAACTCCCCTACCTGAACACGCTGGGCAAATTGCATAAGCCCACCCGTTTTGAGCAAATCACGGAAGTGCTGCAAGCCAACACGGAAGAACCCGGCATATTGCAAAACTGGATGAACAAACTGAGGATTTAA
- a CDS encoding VOC family protein: MKVSVKHVKKEKPLNLKHYINWFEIPAYNFERAVSFYNQIYNIAMEVTELNGYSMAFFPAKGGIGGAVVTGEGCTPNTTGPLLYLNGGKDLSVVLNRIEEAGGIVIMNKTLINDAVGHFALFMDTEGNRLALHSKN, encoded by the coding sequence ATGAAAGTATCTGTCAAACACGTGAAGAAAGAAAAACCTTTGAACCTTAAACACTATATCAATTGGTTTGAAATCCCTGCCTACAATTTTGAACGGGCCGTTTCCTTTTACAATCAGATTTACAACATTGCCATGGAGGTGACCGAACTCAACGGATACTCCATGGCCTTTTTTCCTGCCAAAGGCGGGATTGGTGGTGCAGTGGTGACCGGGGAGGGCTGCACGCCCAATACCACCGGCCCCCTCCTTTACCTCAATGGGGGAAAAGACCTTAGCGTGGTGCTCAACCGGATTGAAGAAGCTGGCGGCATCGTGATCATGAACAAGACCTTGATCAACGATGCGGTAGGCCATTTTGCCCTGTTTATGGATACGGAAGGCAACCGGCTGGCGCTGCACTCAAAGAACTAA
- a CDS encoding ornithine decarboxylase, with product MKHNQQKPVNANLLSRHFYNIGQLRAELWTELKLKTYALARRQTKEGQEEGKAQLHKLLKTLLEVEQYFAFPGAATLNVISDFLKHDEFQVLKNSVKKILRLLVSEDYRQDAESFSFATLLKGKGAKQLPDAKTKRRYFEVLFVDNLSTREENIITKKLTDVRDPKDTFVYQLVYAKSYQDTLIALMANPNIQACVIRYEIPFKSKNAKGILKPFVRHILKDNHEEVPEYEMGVLLGQAIRVLRPELDIYYVTDNAVNSLPDTALKIFKRIFYRKEDGQELHLTILSGIKDRFETPFYTALKEYSKKPTGVFHAMPISRGNSIFKSSWIDDFGEFYGRNLFLAETSSTTGGLDSLLQPTGPLKKAQELAARAFGSKRTFFATNGTSTSNKIVLQALVEPGDVVLIDRDCHKSHHYGMVLAGAYVTYLDSYPLQKYSMYGAVPLSEITGRLHTLKKGGRLAHVKMLILTNCTFDGLVYNVEKVMEEVLAIKPDMIFLWDEAWFGFAAFTHTFRQRSAMYVANKLCKKYKTEEYKEQYKRHLAELKGKGGDIMPKMPNPELVKIRVYSTQSTHKTLSSFRQGSMIHVYDEEFERKAETAFHEAYMTHTSTSANYQILASLDVGRRQVSFEGYELVEKSIEMAMLLRAKINDHPKLRKYFKILTIKDIIPERYRPSGLTEYYHPEEGWHRLEEAWATDDFVLDPTKINLHIGNTGVDGDTFKNKYLMDQFHIQINKTSRNSVLFMTNIGTTRSSVSYLISALLKIAEKIDLQFDALNPEENRIMQDKIYSLTEQAPPLPDFSHFHDSFRAVAGIPGGRMREAYFLAYQEKKCEYVKLSACKQLMEEGRQLVSSAFIIPYPPGFPVLVPGQVMTKEILDFLQALDVKEIHGYRPELGLRIFTHAALNRHQSGTALMGASSGMSTMGGAGNGKRKGKEAPTKNS from the coding sequence ATGAAACACAATCAGCAAAAACCAGTGAACGCCAACCTGCTCAGCCGGCATTTTTACAATATCGGGCAATTGCGCGCGGAGCTATGGACGGAATTAAAACTTAAAACGTACGCCCTGGCCAGGCGGCAAACCAAGGAGGGGCAGGAGGAGGGAAAAGCCCAATTGCACAAGCTCCTTAAAACCCTCCTCGAAGTGGAGCAGTATTTTGCCTTTCCGGGCGCTGCCACCCTTAATGTGATAAGCGATTTCCTAAAACATGACGAGTTTCAGGTTTTAAAAAATTCAGTAAAAAAAATACTGCGGCTGTTGGTGAGCGAAGACTACCGGCAAGATGCGGAATCGTTTTCGTTTGCCACGCTGTTGAAAGGGAAAGGGGCAAAACAACTCCCTGATGCAAAAACAAAGAGAAGGTATTTTGAGGTACTCTTTGTGGACAACCTCTCCACCCGGGAGGAAAACATCATTACAAAAAAACTCACCGATGTAAGGGACCCAAAGGATACCTTTGTTTACCAATTGGTATATGCAAAATCCTACCAGGACACGTTGATCGCGCTGATGGCCAACCCCAATATCCAGGCCTGTGTCATCCGCTACGAGATCCCTTTTAAGTCAAAAAATGCAAAAGGGATATTAAAACCATTTGTCAGGCATATCTTAAAGGACAACCATGAAGAGGTGCCCGAATATGAAATGGGCGTTTTGCTCGGCCAGGCCATCCGCGTGCTCAGGCCCGAACTCGACATCTACTACGTCACCGACAATGCGGTAAACAGTTTGCCGGACACGGCCCTCAAAATTTTCAAACGCATTTTCTACAGAAAGGAAGACGGGCAGGAACTCCACCTCACCATTTTAAGCGGCATAAAAGACCGCTTTGAAACGCCCTTTTACACAGCCCTGAAAGAATACAGCAAAAAGCCCACCGGGGTATTTCACGCCATGCCCATTTCACGGGGCAACTCGATTTTTAAATCCAGTTGGATTGACGACTTCGGGGAGTTTTATGGCCGGAACCTGTTCCTTGCGGAAACCTCCTCCACTACCGGTGGCCTCGATTCTTTGTTGCAGCCTACCGGCCCGCTAAAAAAAGCACAGGAACTTGCGGCCAGGGCATTCGGCTCAAAGCGTACCTTCTTCGCCACCAATGGCACTTCCACATCCAACAAAATCGTGCTTCAGGCACTGGTGGAACCCGGTGACGTGGTGCTCATCGACCGGGACTGCCATAAGTCGCACCACTATGGCATGGTGCTGGCAGGCGCCTACGTCACTTACCTTGACTCCTACCCGCTGCAAAAATATTCCATGTATGGTGCCGTGCCTTTGTCGGAAATCACCGGCCGGTTGCATACCCTTAAAAAAGGGGGAAGGCTGGCGCATGTGAAGATGCTCATCCTCACCAACTGCACCTTCGATGGCCTGGTGTACAACGTTGAAAAGGTGATGGAAGAAGTGCTGGCCATCAAACCAGACATGATCTTCCTATGGGACGAGGCCTGGTTTGGCTTCGCGGCCTTCACCCATACCTTCCGGCAAAGGTCGGCCATGTACGTGGCCAACAAACTGTGCAAGAAATACAAAACCGAAGAGTACAAAGAACAATACAAAAGGCATTTGGCGGAATTGAAAGGAAAGGGTGGCGATATTATGCCCAAGATGCCCAACCCGGAGCTGGTAAAGATACGGGTGTATTCCACCCAATCCACCCACAAAACCCTTTCTTCCTTCAGGCAGGGATCCATGATCCACGTGTATGATGAGGAATTTGAACGCAAGGCAGAGACCGCTTTTCACGAGGCCTACATGACCCACACTTCCACCTCCGCCAACTACCAGATACTGGCCTCCCTGGACGTGGGCCGCAGGCAGGTTTCCTTTGAAGGGTATGAACTGGTGGAGAAAAGCATTGAGATGGCCATGTTGCTGCGCGCCAAAATCAACGACCACCCCAAACTCCGCAAGTATTTCAAAATCCTTACCATAAAAGACATCATCCCGGAGCGGTACCGCCCCTCAGGGCTAACGGAATATTACCACCCGGAGGAGGGATGGCACAGGCTGGAAGAAGCCTGGGCAACGGACGATTTCGTGCTGGACCCCACAAAAATCAATTTGCACATAGGCAATACCGGGGTGGATGGCGATACTTTCAAGAACAAGTACCTGATGGACCAGTTCCACATCCAAATCAACAAGACCTCGCGAAATTCCGTACTGTTCATGACCAATATTGGCACCACACGAAGCTCGGTGAGTTACCTGATAAGTGCGTTGCTGAAAATAGCGGAGAAAATAGACCTGCAGTTTGACGCCCTGAACCCGGAAGAAAACCGGATCATGCAAGACAAAATCTATTCGCTCACCGAGCAGGCCCCTCCCCTCCCCGACTTCAGCCACTTTCACGATTCGTTCAGGGCAGTGGCCGGCATCCCTGGCGGGCGGATGAGGGAAGCCTACTTCCTGGCCTACCAGGAAAAAAAATGCGAGTATGTAAAGTTGTCGGCCTGCAAACAATTGATGGAAGAGGGAAGGCAGTTGGTTTCCTCGGCATTTATTATCCCTTACCCGCCTGGTTTTCCCGTGCTGGTCCCCGGCCAGGTGATGACGAAGGAGATACTTGACTTTCTCCAGGCCCTTGACGTAAAGGAAATACACGGTTACAGGCCCGAACTGGGCTTGCGTATCTTTACCCATGCCGCATTGAACCGCCATCAGTCGGGCACCGCACTGATGGGCGCCTCGTCCGGGATGAGCACGATGGGAGGTGCGGGCAATGGCAAACGGAAAGGCAAAGAAGCCCCCACAAAAAACAGTTGA
- a CDS encoding APC family permease, with protein MTNHPTERATLKRGIGKVGFFCLAFGAMIGVGWVTAMGPWLKTAGPIGACIGFAIGGILMLFIGFCYAEVTAMLPVSGGEVAYAYKAFGPSKSFLVGWFLAFGYISVSAFEAISIGKIASYLFPSIDRWPLYSINGDPIYGSHLLLALGFVALITWINYIGVQGSMRFQVYLTLAFLTIVAGVVAASFYKSDINHLGPYFIRDGNGSILGGIIAVFATVPFWLVGFDTIPQGAEEAKASVSYRTIGLLIVASIVAAVSFYILLIISTSMVGNWQSLLGAELLTAKAFELAFRSKIIVDGILVAILIGLLTSWNGFFLAGSRVLFAMGRGRIISPTLGQSHPRYKTPYKAVLFSGAITLVASLLGRGAMVAFVDVGSFCIAAAFLGVSFSFVKLRRSFPHQHRPYRTPGGLATGYISIFGSLIILLAITLPGSPAALVWPLEWLILLALCILGIVFWYISKKSRNTTAQEDRDYLILEKFK; from the coding sequence ATGACAAACCACCCAACGGAAAGGGCCACGTTAAAGCGTGGAATTGGGAAGGTTGGGTTTTTCTGCCTTGCCTTTGGCGCCATGATTGGCGTAGGTTGGGTAACGGCCATGGGGCCATGGCTAAAAACCGCAGGCCCCATTGGCGCATGTATTGGGTTTGCCATTGGGGGCATACTCATGCTCTTTATTGGGTTTTGCTATGCGGAAGTGACAGCCATGTTGCCGGTATCGGGAGGGGAAGTCGCGTATGCCTATAAGGCCTTTGGGCCCTCAAAGTCGTTCCTTGTGGGATGGTTCCTGGCGTTTGGGTACATCTCCGTCTCAGCGTTCGAGGCCATTTCCATCGGAAAAATAGCCAGCTACCTTTTCCCATCCATCGACCGGTGGCCGCTCTACAGCATCAATGGCGATCCCATCTATGGAAGCCACCTGTTGCTGGCATTGGGGTTTGTCGCATTGATCACCTGGATCAATTATATAGGCGTGCAGGGCTCCATGCGCTTTCAGGTTTACCTTACACTGGCTTTTTTGACCATTGTGGCCGGGGTAGTGGCCGCCTCTTTTTACAAAAGCGACATCAACCACCTGGGGCCATATTTCATCCGGGACGGTAACGGCAGCATCCTGGGCGGGATCATTGCCGTGTTTGCCACCGTGCCTTTCTGGCTGGTGGGCTTTGACACCATCCCCCAGGGGGCGGAAGAGGCCAAGGCGTCTGTCTCCTACCGCACGATCGGTTTGCTCATCGTGGCCTCCATTGTGGCGGCCGTCTCATTTTACATTTTGCTGATCATCAGCACTTCGATGGTCGGCAACTGGCAATCTTTGTTGGGCGCGGAATTGCTTACGGCCAAAGCTTTTGAGCTGGCCTTCCGATCCAAAATTATTGTCGATGGTATCCTCGTGGCCATACTCATCGGCTTGTTGACGAGTTGGAACGGGTTCTTCCTGGCGGGCTCCCGCGTCCTGTTCGCCATGGGGCGTGGCAGGATCATTTCCCCCACATTGGGCCAATCACACCCCCGGTACAAAACCCCCTATAAGGCCGTGCTCTTCAGCGGGGCCATAACATTGGTGGCTTCCCTTCTGGGGCGTGGCGCCATGGTAGCCTTCGTGGACGTGGGTTCGTTTTGCATTGCCGCAGCCTTTCTGGGCGTGTCCTTTTCATTTGTCAAATTGAGAAGGTCGTTTCCACACCAGCACCGCCCCTATCGTACACCAGGCGGCCTGGCCACGGGGTATATTTCGATCTTTGGCTCCCTTATTATATTGTTGGCCATCACGCTGCCCGGAAGCCCTGCCGCATTGGTATGGCCATTGGAGTGGCTCATACTCCTGGCGTTATGTATATTGGGAATTGTATTTTGGTATATCTCAAAAAAAAGCAGGAACACCACTGCGCAAGAAGATAGAGATTATCTTATATTAGAAAAGTTTAAATGA